The proteins below come from a single Zea mays cultivar B73 chromosome 8, Zm-B73-REFERENCE-NAM-5.0, whole genome shotgun sequence genomic window:
- the LOC103637029 gene encoding S-type anion channel SLAH2: protein MAIRESSQMPELLRLPLPPPATTGSPYSVCLSVPASPSGLHLGVCASVRSVAPAPQPQPAEDQQLLQNQARYHSQPTLTIRTEEPPPLQRVRTVSRSDSARDRRFDHFKTFSGRLERQLSNLRGVVPVDIEPAGADSTSNKIISEEETDDDDEVPSADRYFAALEGPELETLRPTEVSALPEDETWPFLLRFPINAFGMCLGVSSQAMLWKTLQSEPSTAFLHVSPAVNHVLWWVSASLMALVSFIYLFKVVFYFEAVRREFHHPIRVNFFFAPWIACLFLVKGLPHPVWTIHHVVWYILMAPIFLLDLKIYGQWMSGGARRLSKVANPTNHLAVVGNFVGALLGAKMGLREVPIFFFAVGVVHYLVLFVTLYQRLPSNAQLPRELHPVFFLFIAAPSVASVGWARLCGDFNYAAKILYFTSLFLYMSLVVRLNLFRGVRFSLAWWAYTFPMTSVAIATAVYASAVTNVITRALAVGLSVVATVTVAGVLVTTMYRAFVCKDLFPNDVSIAVTQRPKAKFGKILAHIRASGDGVKDLVLAVSRHGGSPGSDTNGTSDPSSPVAHGRGEAEP from the exons ATGGCCATCCGCGAGAGCTCCCAGATGCCGGAACTGCTCCGGCTCCCTCTGCCGCCGCCGGCGACGACGGGGAGCCCGTACTCTGTGTGCTTGAGCGTGCCGGCGTCGCCGTCGGGGCTGCACCTCGGCGTGTGCGCGTCCGTCCGCAGCGTGGCGCCGGCTCCACAGCCACAGCCGGCAGAGGACCAGCAGCTGCTGCAGAACCAGGCGCGGTACCACTCGCAGCCGACGCTGACGATCCGGACCGAGGAGCCGCCGCCGCTGCAGCGGGTGCGCACCGTGTCGCGCAGCGACAGCGCGCGCGACCGCCGCttcgaccacttcaagaccttctCCGGCCGCCTGGAGCGGCAGCTGTCCAACCTCCGCGGGGTGGTGCCCGTGGACATCGAGCCCGCCGGCGCCGACTCTACCTCGAACAAGATCATCTCCGAGGAGGagaccgacgacgacgacgaggtcCCCAGCGCGGACCGCTACTTCGCCGCCCTGGAGGGCCCCGAGCTGGAGACGCTGAGACCGACAGAGGTGTCGGCGCTGCCCGAGGACGAGACGTGGCCGTTCCTGCTGCGGTTCCCGATCAACGCGTTCGGGATGTGCCTGGGCGTGAGCAGCCAGGCCATGCTGTGGAAGACGCTGCAGTCGGAGCCGTCCACGGCGTTCCTCCACGTGAGCCCCGCCGTGAACCACGTGCTCTGGTGGGTCTCCGCCTCGCTTATGGCGCTCGTCTCCTTCATCTACCTCTTCAAGGTCGTGTTCTACTTCGAGGCGGTCCGGCGCGAGTTCCACCACCCGATCCGCGTCAACTTCTTCTTCGCGCCGTGGATCGCCTGCCTCTTCCTCGTCAAGGGCCTGCCGCAcccggtgtggaccatccaccacGTGGTGTGGTACATCCTCATGGCGCCCATCTTCCTCCTCGACCTCAAGATCTACGGCCAGTGGATGTCCGGCGGCGCCCGGCGGCTGTCCAAGGTGGCCAACCCGACCAACCACCTCGCCGTCGTGGGCAACTTCGTGGGCGCGCTGCTGGGCGCCAAGATGGGGCTTCGCGAGGTGCCCATCTTCTTCTTCGCCGTCGGGGTGGTGCACTACCTGGTGCTGTTCGTGACTCTGTACCAGAGGCTCCCCAGCAACGCGCAGCTCCCCAGGGAGCTCCACCCGGTGTTCTTCCTCTTCATCGCCGCGCCCAGTGTCGCGTCCGTCGGCTGGGCAAGGCTGTGCGGCGACTTCAACTACGCCGCCAAGATCTTATACTTCACCTCCCTCTTCCTCTACATGTCACTG GTGGTGCGTCTCAACCTGTTCCGAGGCGTCCGTTTCTCGCTGGCATGGTGGGCGTACACGTTTCCGATGACGAGCGTGGCCATTGCGACGGCCGTGTACGCGTCGGCGGTGACCAACGTGATCACCCGGGCGCTGGCCGTGGGGCTGTCCGTTGTGGCGACAGTCACCGTCGCCGGCGTGCTGGTGACCACCATGTACCGCGCGTTCGTGTGCAAGGACCTGTTCCCCAACGACGTGTCCATCGCCGTCACGCAGCGGCCTAAGGCCAAGTTCGGCAAGATCCTCGCGCACATCCGCGCCTCCGGCGACGGCGTCAAGGACCTCGTCCTCGCCGTCTCCAGGCACGGTGGCTCCCCCGGATCAGACACCAACGGCACCAGCGATCCGTCGTCGCCCGTGGCGCATGGCCGCGGCGAAGCAGAGCCGTAG